The segment TCTCTCCTTCATATAACATGTAGTCACGAAtcgtaattatcaaactattatggagagtaattagataatttttaagtggctatacGTGAAagtttctcaaaatttaaacatttacacaattaaatgattaaatgaatgtatttttaaatacaatttaaataaaaaaaaattattattatttgattaaatagtTATAGTGAAGATGGTTTATAGTGATGTGTTAGGGctagtaataatgataatgatgaagGAGATAAGTGCATAAGAGTAGTGATCGGTGATAACAGTTGCGGTGACAGTTTTAGATCTAGTTATTTATTCGgatcttaatttattttgattcgtCCAAATTACTTCAATCTCATACCTGCATTGTACACGATATTTCCTCCGGAACTACTACCCATTAAGAAAACTTTAGAGAAATCAGCCAACTGTTTCAACCATGGATCTCCCCCGTTAATAGCTTGATCTTTCGCCCATTTGATAGCATCCACGGCGTCCTCATAGGCGGCAGGAAGACGGTGCTCCGGGGCGAGGCGATACTCAACGGAAGCAATCAACGCTGGGATCTGAGCTGACATGGCATTACACGATTCATGAAAAATAACAGAACTCACACTCAATAGCACAAATCCACCACCATGGAAGTATATTATGAGCGGCAATTTAGTGTTAATCGGCGGAGAAACAGGCCGATAAAGGCGTATGAAGGTATTGGAGGCCGGATTAAGAGGTATGTCTTTTGAAAGTGAAATTAACTGATTTGACGAATTGGGGTCAATTTCTGGGGTTGAAGGGACATTAGGAACTGGGGTGTTTCTGGTGAGAGATCCATCTGGATTTGGGGTAATTTTGAGGAACTTGTAGGCATCTTCCATGGTGGATTCTGCTATAATCTTTTGCTCTGCCATGGTAGTATAGTATAACAGATTAAATTTAAgattgtagttttttttttgaagaaaaaaattctctttCAGCTATAAAGGGGAAAGAGAAGGGGTAATTAAGATGGAGTAGCAGAATTAGgtgaataaatttattatatggttggaaatattAGGAACCGAAAATATGTCGACTAATTATTCACTGtcttaaaaatacatattttactttattataatataagcaAGTGatctcaaaattaaaataaattcttaataaaaatttaaaataagtgttgaaacattgaaaataataaaaaattaagtatatatttcatttatagaACAAAGCTAATAGTAAAATCTAGAGAtgtatttcatttatataacaaaattaaagatgAATCTAAGTtcaattactcaagaaaataggccttttgataaaaataataattcattttcaTTGAGTTTAGAAATTTTATGAATAGTTCTCTCAttaaacaatcataaattttggattatatttcaatctttttacattatttatttgattacactttaaaaatatttttaagttctCAAAAACTTATTCAAAGACCAAATCTTTTGTTTTCAAGGCTTCaactcataattttaaaaagaaatataatcaaataaaatactatGGAAACACCACTTGAGAATTGCATAAATCTCATTTTTCAATCATATATCTCAATGAATTGATGTCTCTTTAAAAGACTTGGATATTATCTTATCAAAAATATTGTGCCTTGGGACGCTAAATTTTGAATGGGTCAAACAAAAATTCCAAACACAAGATGAGATTCTTAATTTTaccattttgagaaaaaattacaattaaaatgTATACGTTTTACTCACTCGATTTTTTGGTGGATACTTAACAACTCATATTTAGTTGTTTATAactttctttaaaattatattcctattaagtatgatttttattaagttttacTCAACACGTGTAAagttatttgtatatatgtccTTGATGATGTTTAAATCAATTCGTGggcattttaattattttatcggATATCTTTTGGGATGGCCCAGTGATTTGAGCTTGGGACTTCTATGTTGAAGGTTTCAAGTTCGAAATCCattgccagcgaaagcaagaAGTTTGCTTTCTGGGTTGAGCTCATCGCACAAGGCTTGCTAGTGCGgattacctctcctatgtggtttgcgagctattgcataggagcgggggTTTTACCCTGTGCATATCCAAAAAATAGTGACTGCagtttcccttgtcataaaaaaaaaattatcggatagtaactttttttttaaaaaaaaaagcaggtTTCAAAAACTCATTTAGGGCGGATGAGTGTTCAAATCAAAAcgtgcaatttttttttggataaaaataaattaatttagtgtCTCTCTTTcgtttattttttgttgactTTTTAATAGACTATTTAATTCTTAACTGccaacaaaatttaataagtttTAATCACCTCCCCAACattgttttaatgaatataacttcaccaaaaaaattgtagtttCACAAtcagaagaaaataaaatatgaaccTAATTAAAGTTCAATGACTTCAAAATAATAGCAACCACTTATGGTAGATGTGGTTCAGAGAGAGCAGAAATTGATAGAGATATTTGATCTTCCCTTTGAGTTTAATAGGCTTATAAACACAGtaataataaagaatttttatattactaaatttattttaccCTATTGTTATATGAAACATATGTTGTTTTACGAAAAATATGAATCCCATATATTTTTCACATCTTGAATTTACATATCTAGGGTTTTAATGCGTCCAATACCGGAGCGAAAGCAGCTTGGGGCTAGAGAGTAGAGACTGCTGAactatttatacatatacataattaaaattatctttttttatgtatatacaaTAAATATCGAAATTAGGGGTGTCATATAGAtggttgaaattgaaaatattaaaatggattGAAATAGAAATTAGGTTGGTTCATAATCCGTCCAAGTTTACTTTGGACTTCAATGGGCTTAACACGTTGGGTCTTGACCGTCCAATTTTACCCGCTTAATCTcgataattttgttgtttaagTTTTATAAGCACAATTTGAATTTCagctaaataaaattaaacaaaagaaGTAAGACTTGAATAGATAAATCCTTAAACATATAAAGTAGATAGTAATTCACAGGGGTGACTCGATAgtgtttaaaaaaaacatataaagaagTAACACTTGAATAGATAAATCCTTAAACATATAAAGTAGATAGTAATTCACAGGGTTAGGCCCCCAAATTTAAGGGGcctcattttttataataataggttataagttattattttttaataaatattgaatactatttgtagaaaaagtaaatatttcatgaaaaatgaaggaattaatagaaaaaatttgacatagtTGGAGTACTAtatctaatttaaaataatttaaaataagaatggttatattataagataaaaactagaagaaataaattaaataaaagttattaCCAATTTAAGTTTAAGGCCCcgtttaatttttgttttaggcCATTAATACGTTTGAGCCGCTCCGGTAATTCATATCTTTAATATAGGAACATGCattatataatgcaaattaagagtcttaaaacacattaaaattGGAGATTAAATTGATCTCAATCAAAGATtctcttaaaatgaaaaaatttctaaaatacaCGTTTTATATCCCCTTATTTCCAATATCCCTTCTATTTCTAAAAACctctaaaatctattatttctttaatgtattcgagTAGTATTTACGTATATGAGTTAAATATTATGTATCCGAGCTAATTTTCAATGTATCTGagctatatatatgtattcggactacatattatgtatttgatttatgttataatgtatttggaatattctttaatgtattcgagctatatattaatgtattcgatttgtgttacttttttaaggaattaatgtaattacaaACTAAAGAGGAATAGATTGTAATTTCGTATTAAAACTATttgatttctaaaatttatccgAATTAGAACTCGAACGTATCGAATTTAaacccaattcaaattatccCAAACTCAACCCTAGAATTATGAACGAGTGGTGCGGATTTCCTATAATTGGGCTCAATTTTACCACCTTATTGAAACCCTTTCTATTATTTCGTGTGCTttactttcttctttttttttaaataatattttgagcCCATGAAAAATTCTAACTCCAATCGACAAAAATTGAAAGGATCTAGCAAGACAAGAGTTCCAACGGTAAAAAGCGTTACatatctattttcatttttatttttatttcacagTCTATATTTTGATAGATAGAATCATCCTAGTTAAACTATAGTATGTCATTAATGAACTAGTTGATATTCATATACTAATATACTAGTGAAGTTGTCAAATTACACtgaatttgatattattgttttaagttgatagacatataatatgACTCGAACATACATAAAAAATCTAGTTACGTACAAGTCATGCCTAAACTATACAACCAAATAAAATAGAGCACCATCCATTTCAAAGTATTGAGgcaaagaagagaaaaaatccttGACCATAAGTAAATCAATCAACTATAACTCGTTTCCAAATTAGTTGAGATTGACTATACGCATTTTTCGGTAACCTAATATCAAAAAGATCCAATGCACATAAATATCTAGATAACACACAACATTTTAAATGATGAATTCTAGAGGGCTATCATGTGGGGAGGATAATTTCAAAATCATGATGATTTGCTAAGACAACCAATGTGTCTTTTCTAGTTTGGCATATCATAAAGCATTGTGGGTCAAAGGCTTTTTTGAGGGACATGTTATGACTCCAGTTCATGTGTTAGAATCAAATTTGAGTTGCTCCTCTTTGACAACAAGACAACTTTCAGTGACCTCTACAAAGACAGTAGCACAAATATCTTATCCAAATTGTTGATGAACATACAAACATTATGTGAGGAAAACAAAAATACAGATAGTACTAACATCACAAAGTCTACATCTGTGCTATTCAAGTTTATCATATGTCAACTTCAAGACCAATGAAGAACTAATTCAATCTTAAATCAAACCTAAGTTACATGATAAACGAAAATATATCCAAGGGTTCACACAAGAATTCTGTTACATTTAGCCAGAGAAATGAATGGTGAATTACTGCAAGGTGATATATGTAGCTGAATTATTATACTCATGACCATACGGGGGCTATTAGAGTATGTCCAATATAAATGATCTCCATGACTCTACCATCTAAAGGTGCTTATGTATTTCATTAAACATATCAAGAGACGTTTTATGATGACATAAGTTGTAAGAATAACCTAACTCCCAGGCACTGAATAGTACTCAGTTTCTCCTCATCTTTGACAATGCTATATTACTGTTTAACTTTCACTAACTATTTCCAGTAATTGAGAACTGATGTTAGTCCCCTAATGAGCGTGAAAAATCTAAAACCAATTTGGCGTCTgacatttttgtttcttaaacgTTGATGACCTTATATGTTAAACAGCTATATCATGTAGGTATCCATCCATATTCTCTCAACTCCTATGAGCAATAAGCTGTAAACACATAAATTAGAACAGCAGTCGTATATTATATCAACTATTGTATCATCAAACAGGAATTTGCCATTGTTAACCTCTCGTCTTGTTGCTTTTGTTTTCTTACGGAACACAATATAATCTTGTTGTTTTTCTCTCTTATGTCCTTGCAGCATGAACAATTACAAGTACATATTTTACTAGTGCATTGTATATGGTCACAGAGATTACTTATATTAGTgtatacaacaacatacctagtgaagtgtacacagaccttacccctacctcaaTGAGGTTAGAGAGGCTGTTTCGGGAAGACCCTCGGTTCGAGTACAACAAATCAAAGTAGGTACAACACAGAagaaaacatagcaactaaTAAAGGCTTAATGCATTTCATGTATTCCTTTGTAAGTACCCCCCGGACAATGGGATGAGAGGGGTTTAATGTGTAATGAAATAAGTAAACTATAAACAAACTCATCCTACTTTTTTAAGGCAACAGACAAGAAGGGAGTCAAATATCTTCTGGGACCCAAAAAAGTAAGTTATGAAAGCAATAAAGCAAGCTCCTTAATAGTTCAAGGGCACTGAATTTTATAATTACTGATGGACTCACCTTTTAGAAAGTGGAAGCAAAGAGTCATATCAGATACTTTTAGCCTGGGATTCCTTCAATTCAGCTAATTGTGGGAGCAAAAGCCAAAGATAACTAATGTACtctatcatcataaaataaaagaattgcAAAGTGAAGGAAATATAGAGATGATTATGCAAAAGAAAAAGCTGATAAGAAAATTATGACATTTTGCTTTTTTTCTTCTAACAATTTCTACACAACAATATATGAAGTTTACATTGAACAGTGAAATGGTAAATTGAGCACTCTTGAACTCACCGGGCCTTCTTCCGTGACTTGAAAGGGAAATTGGAGGGTGGTGAAGGGGAAAACTCAAACGGCAAGTGGGGTGGCTCAGAGTTACCACAAAGCATCCCAACAATCTCTTTCATTGTTGGGCGCTTGTTAGGTGATCTCTGTAAACAGAGTAGTGCAATAGTGATGCAAAGCAATGCTTGTTCTCTATCCAGTAACTGAATGTTGGAATCAACAAGATCCAAAAGCTTGCCCGAATGAGCAAGTTGCCTAGCCCATGAAACCAGATTAGCCCTCTCGAATTCTGACATAGGAGAAGCTGTAACTTGGAGTGGCCTTCTCCCTGAGACTAAAACCAATAACAAAACACCAAAACTGTACACGTCGCATTTCTCTGAGAGCTGCCCTCCACCGCCATACTCTGGAGCGATGTAACAAACTGTTCCTCTCATACTGGGGGTACTACTCACACCTCCACTCTTGGGAATATCTCCACTGGCAAAATCTTGACTACTTCGTCTTCCAATCCGAAACTCGCCACTGAAACTATCAAGCCACCAATCAATGCTGCTCCTACTTCCCTTGCTTTTCCTCCTCTTTCTTTCAGGCGCTACCTCTTCGTCCCTTTGCCACCACATTTCTCCACTTTTGAGatcccttttcttctttttcttggctAACTCCTCACAGAACTCTTCcttccaccattctcttggctTCCGaatcttcttttctctcctcATTCTCTCCTCATCCAAAGATGCCCACCATTCAAGCTTCTTTCTTTGCTTCTGTTGCCCTCCTTTGGTAATGTCCTCTGCTGCACTCGTGGTCGCGATCCAATCCTTCTTAGGCCTCTCTTTTCTGATCTCACTACCAATCCATTCCATCACATAGTCCTTAATCCTACCAGAATCTGATCCACCATTCACATTGTCCTGTTTCCACCACCAATCTCTACCTGATTGACTAGTTGCCCTCCCAATCCCTTTCAAAACACCACTATCCACACTAACCCCGTCGAAAAAACCCTCAGAAACACTAGTCTTTTCGATCCCCTCTGATGGAACTCCCACCTCAGGTGACACCCCTCCCACTTCCCCATCCAACACCCTCACACAACAACTCTCCGGCAACTGATCCACATTGATCACAACCTCATCTGTGACCACACTCTCATTTCCTTCAACAATCGACCCATTCTCCTCCACATTCTCAAAAACTTCTCTTTTTGTCCCCTTTTCAACTCTCTCCTCATCTTCAATGAAAGACTCAACAACTTGATCATCTTTAATCAAAGACTGTGCTAGGCCAAAGTCAGCTATTTTTGCATCAAAATGGTAATCCAACAATATATTAGAGGGCTTGATATCTCCATGTACTATAGGAGGATCACACGAGTAATGAAGATACTCAACACCCTTTGCAATGGAACTTATAATATCAAATCTCTTTCTCCATTGCATTAACTCAGGACACTTTCGATCTAACAAAGCATCTTGCAGACTCCCATTATGCATATACTCATAAACAAGAACTAATCTTCTCCTCCGACTAGAACAGTGGTGTTTATAACTATGTTCATCGGAGGAGAATCCGAGGATAGGCACTAAGTAGTTGCAAGACGTAGTGTCTATCCTCGAGGCGAGAGTGAGTTCATTGTGAAACTCTCTCTCTCCCTGGAGGGAGCCAGAAGCATCCATGAGCTTCACAGCTACCTCCTGTCCAGATGGAAGAACACCTTTGTAAACAGACCCAAATCCACCTTGTCCAAGACGATTAGCAGCTGTAAATGACCCGGTAGCACGGCGGAGGACAGAGTAGGTAAACTTATGAGGTGGTGGAGGTGACTTCAGATCTGCAGGAACAGTCCTGTTGCGTGACACTTTGCGATAAATGATAGCAGCAAGAATGAAGAAAGTCAAGGCAAAAGCAGCAGCTATGAATGGCGGGATGAGAGGAGAATGAGAATGGTGATGGTTGGAGGAgggtggtgggggtggggttaTGAGGTAGGTAGTGGGAAAAACAGGAAGGGGTGTTTGGGGAGGTGAAAATGGATTCTCTGGAGGCATTTCTTGAGAAAAGGTGTAATCTTGGAAGAGTTAACCATGCATACTTTTGAGTGTGGAATACACTATGTGACTGGTGGGCATCTCTTGAGGGGAAGAAAGGGGTAATCTTTGATGTGTTATAATGGAAGAAGAATGGTGATAAACAGAGTTAAAGAACCAATTTTGCAGACATATTATGAGAGATAACAAGAATGGGGAATGGTGTGTGCATTTTCTTGATCAGTAAGGGGGGAtcttggaattaagttaaagaTCCATATTTTGCAGAGAGATTCGCTATGTTATTACAAAGCATGAAAAGGAGTTCAAGGTTTGAGGGGGAAGAAggaacaaaaacaagaaattgGTAGTGATTTGTTGATGGAGAAAGATTTGTTTTAAGGAAAAGGACTAATGGGAGAAGAAGGAACAAACAATAGAGTGTAATGTGAGTACTGTGTGACTGTGTGTAGTCTTTATCTTCTCATCTCTCTGTGTACACTGTCTACTACGTTTgctacacacaaaaaaaaaaaaaaagataaatagatcTGTTTTACTTTTGGCTGAGTCAAAAACTAAAGTCACGGGAACCCTGACGTAAGTCTTCAGGGTTCCTCAATCTCCTCTACACTTTTCCTCACTTCtctaaaaaccaaaaaataaaattttaaatccaACATTTTAGGCTGAACATTTATTTCTCGTACGTGtatattcattaaaaacaaGAATAGAATCATGAACTCTTCGATTTTAGCATGCTATATTGTTAAAATCTCTTGACGAAGAGATTAGCAATAAATTGATGCTTCGAGCCATATTCAACTTTAAtgcattttatttcattttaattacgTTAGTGAAGAGACGCACTAGCTATTATAGCAATGATTGGATCTATTACTATCTCGTCTATTGGAATGGCCCTTTTACGTGTTCTTAATTTATCAACTCGATCTTTCTTTTAGGTTTCATCTAGACATTTATAGTTGTTTAAACATACATCTTTCATTCCATTTTATATGGCAACATTTTTACTtgcacggagtttaagaaatatttatcaaattgcCCTTTTAAAGTAAACTCACTTTTCTCTCTTATCATAAATGTATTTGagtactatttttaaaattaagtgggatcaacaaggataaaaaaattgtaccttTAAATACGTACCATATAAGAAAATGTGATACTCTTTTTGAaactaaccaaaaaaaaatagtgctacataaaatgggacgaaggaaatattattttaaaccCTTTGACTTGTTAGGTCTCTTAATGAACTTGAAGTGTTTTTTTATCTTACCAAACAACAataactttttagaaaaattaaaattagacaaACATATTAGAATGAATAAGGTACTATTTACTCCTTTTCTTCTATAACATGTGTCTATCATTTAGTTgagttcaaattatttaaaaaattattttgatatatccaaacaatatattacaaaatatatcttatcaaaaatatattcaaaattactTGACGTGATGtaatttttaaagtataaaATTCACGAAAAGCATAGTCTATAATTGAGAGGAGAGAAAATCCCCACTAAATTTATTGTCAAACTTATAATATTAGCCAATAGGTACtgtaattttctattatttgcaTGTTCTAAAGTCTATTTGGGGTcgtaaaaaataaagaaaactttgTCTTATAATGACAGCTTATTAATGAAGATGAGACATTACACATAATTAAAAGTGACCTTTAACCATGAAAACAAGAAGAGATACAAAACAATAGAAATGGTCCAAACATTAAGGTACATCTTATcgtttctctttttcttttttatcacCGTCTTCgtgtatattaaaaaaatcataaataagaagataattttactaatattttacccctttaacggttttttgagaattttacaAAACAAAcgtaaatacttttaaaaagaattaattgtAAGCTAGggtaaatagaaaaaaataattaatattttcttaaactaaTAAGGTAGAGAAATTAATATGAAACAACTAATTTTAATAAGACGACCAACTAATATAAAACGGAAAATAGTATAAAACTGTTTgtacctttttatttttggtttataAAGGTTAATACAAGCATTCATATCATCCATGTTATTTATGGACGTCAAAATATTACAATTACTAATACCAATTGTaatcgataaaaaaaatattttccacttttacaatattttaaacattttaagaCGATACCGCTAATAACGAATACTAGATAGAATTGTCTTGTTGATTCCTCCTTGTGAAACTATTTATGATTTTCAAGCTGTCTTCAATGCATTAATGACCTATAATCACATAAAATTTTAGAAGGAcactcttttaattaattagatttcAATTATTAATTCTAAATTATGATATATGTGTCCAATTCAAGCTAAAACTCGGAGAaatagagagaagaaaaaataaaaaggaccCGAATCCTACAGactatatactatatatataatataatatataaagtatattCAAATAagcatattttattattacctttttaacacaataaaacaaagatatTTATAAGTTAATATTTAAAGAGGTTTAGATTGGTTAAGTTGATCaaacatattttaaagttaattgtTGACTTCTCAAAGTGTAggagaaatatatataaaaaaagatttgaaataagtaaaaaaaaacttaacatAAGTTGGGAAGTCTTTGACAAgataaaaatgacttaaaataaattaaaaatcaaaagtaggtttcttcctaatttttttattttttgacttaaaagtcattttaatttgacttttcattttttactttaaaattatatcttttaaatcaatttaattatagGTTATTTTCTTCGTACCCCACATgaaaaaaccaaatgaaattaattagaGGGCAAAAAAGGAAGAGGCGGAGCCACACTAGCTAGCTAATGATGATCAGATGAACGATCTTcgttgaaaaatatttgtgaGTATATATGTTAAATAACGATTTGGATGTATATTAATTGTTGAACACCATTGACATAGTTAAAAAAGAAACCTCAGtgattaaaattattcaaatagcattatattttgataaaaaattaattccGTTTATATAGTTAAAAAAGAGAATAGAAGTTCAGTTCATTTCCATTTTTAagttaaacttatttttttttatttgtttaaaagtATGAACATCCGAAAATTCTGACTCTGTCACTTGTTAAAAAGCAAAAACTCAAGGAACCACACTCTAGAAAGCAAGTTGAAAACCAAATGAAGGTTAGCTGTGTAAGCAAAGTGTAAAACATCATTTGTtccttctttaaaaattaaagtacacTGTCAGATTATTAAATACCAGATATTATTAATTTACTACTAGCATTAagcttcttttcttttttttttttctcttttgtttgttataatttaatgttttttaattaGATAGTGTACAACAAAGGGGAAAAAAGGTTGTAGCAGAGTTTACCAAAGCATG is part of the Solanum lycopersicum chromosome 1, SLM_r2.1 genome and harbors:
- the LOC101244417 gene encoding alpha/beta-hydrolases superfamily protein, translated to MAEQKIIAESTMEDAYKFLKITPNPDGSLTRNTPVPNVPSTPEIDPNSSNQLISLSKDIPLNPASNTFIRLYRPVSPPINTKLPLIIYFHGGGFVLLSVSSVIFHESCNAMSAQIPALIASVEYRLAPEHRLPAAYEDAVDAIKWAKDQAINGGDPWLKQLADFSKVFLMGSSSGGNIVYNAGLRAFNINLDPIKIVGLIMNQPYFGGVERTKSELKFVNDKILPLHANDLMWSLALPEGVDRDHEYSNPLINEVEVKKKIERLPRCLIRGYGGDPLIDKQKKFAKMIESRGVHVTPQFLETGYHAVEIFDKKRAQDLYDSIKDFVKSICDENVGKSAM
- the LOC101259380 gene encoding receptor-like serine/threonine-protein kinase At2g45590 codes for the protein MPPENPFSPPQTPLPVFPTTYLITPPPPPSSNHHHSHSPLIPPFIAAAFALTFFILAAIIYRKVSRNRTVPADLKSPPPPHKFTYSVLRRATGSFTAANRLGQGGFGSVYKGVLPSGQEVAVKLMDASGSLQGEREFHNELTLASRIDTTSCNYLVPILGFSSDEHSYKHHCSSRRRRLVLVYEYMHNGSLQDALLDRKCPELMQWRKRFDIISSIAKGVEYLHYSCDPPIVHGDIKPSNILLDYHFDAKIADFGLAQSLIKDDQVVESFIEDEERVEKGTKREVFENVEENGSIVEGNESVVTDEVVINVDQLPESCCVRVLDGEVGGVSPEVGVPSEGIEKTSVSEGFFDGVSVDSGVLKGIGRATSQSGRDWWWKQDNVNGGSDSGRIKDYVMEWIGSEIRKERPKKDWIATTSAAEDITKGGQQKQRKKLEWWASLDEERMRREKKIRKPREWWKEEFCEELAKKKKKRDLKSGEMWWQRDEEVAPERKRRKSKGSRSSIDWWLDSFSGEFRIGRRSSQDFASGDIPKSGGVSSTPSMRGTVCYIAPEYGGGGQLSEKCDVYSFGVLLLVLVSGRRPLQVTASPMSEFERANLVSWARQLAHSGKLLDLVDSNIQLLDREQALLCITIALLCLQRSPNKRPTMKEIVGMLCGNSEPPHLPFEFSPSPPSNFPFKSRKKAR